Below is a genomic region from Roseovarius arcticus.
CTGTCAGGCGCCGTCATCCATCATGGTCAGGACAATCTTGCCAACATGCTGCCCGCTATCCATTCGCGCATGTGCCTCCCGCACGTTTGCCAATGGATAGGTGGAATCAATCACAGGGTGCGCGGCGCCCTTGGCCAGCAGCGGCAGGACATTCTCCTCCAGTGCGCGGGCCAGCGCCGCCTTCATTTCGACAGGCCGGGCGCGCAGGGTCGATCCGGTCCATGTCAGCCGCTTGGTCAATAGCTGCAACATGTTCAGCTCTGCCTTTGGTGGCTTTTGAAATGCGATCTGCGCGATACGCCCGTCGATGGCCACCGCCTCGATATTGCGCTGCATGTAGTCGCCGCCAACCATGTCGAGGATCACTTCGGGACCATTGCCATCGGTGGCTTTCTTCGCCTCCGCGACGAAATCTGCGGTCTTGTAGTTGATCGCGACGTCAGCGCCATTCTTGAGCGCAGCGGCACACTTGTCGTCGCTGCCACAGGTTACCAAGACCCGGCACCCCAGCGCCTTGGCCAGCAAGATTGTCGTGGTGCCGATGCCAGAGGTGCCGCCGTGGATCAAGATCGTCTCACCCGCCGTGAGGCCCGCGCGCTGGAACACGTTGGACCAGACCGTGAAATAAGTCTCGGGGATCGCGCCGGCCTCTATCATGCTGACGCCATCGGGCACAGGCAGCGCATTCGTCTCATGCACCACGGCCCATTCGGCGTATGCGCCGCTGGGCACCAGCGCCATGACGCGGTCGCCTTTGGCAAAACGGGATGCGCCAGCGCCAAGCGCCTCGACAGTGCCCGCCAGTTCAAGGCCGAAGATATCGGATGCGCCGGGCGGCGGCGGATAG
It encodes:
- a CDS encoding NAD(P)H-quinone oxidoreductase gives rise to the protein MSDMMQAVIASGAGGPDVLDVIQTERPTPGNGQILIRVHAAGVNRPDVMQREGNYPPPPGASDIFGLELAGTVEALGAGASRFAKGDRVMALVPSGAYAEWAVVHETNALPVPDGVSMIEAGAIPETYFTVWSNVFQRAGLTAGETILIHGGTSGIGTTTILLAKALGCRVLVTCGSDDKCAAALKNGADVAINYKTADFVAEAKKATDGNGPEVILDMVGGDYMQRNIEAVAIDGRIAQIAFQKPPKAELNMLQLLTKRLTWTGSTLRARPVEMKAALARALEENVLPLLAKGAAHPVIDSTYPLANVREAHARMDSGQHVGKIVLTMMDDGA